The Gammaproteobacteria bacterium genome includes a region encoding these proteins:
- the traF gene encoding conjugal transfer protein TraF, giving the protein MQTKKMTVVGAVLMGWLVFAGNTQAFSFLTFEARSAAMGGVGVATETRNASFYNPALLATNDESYDWYAIAPAYSESYAAPGGLDSKIKAYTANTTPANLQAMSGLTLRERDNTAFAFGVPSVIVSGSVFYNSLSYHTISTDVSVPVVKHRSADMRELGFNLGVPLDIEFRGIGKIKVGAGLKLLLVEGYADDQAASTATVDHVRSNESVQSSGLNLDFGIAREVGVWKTALVIKNLFSRAHDLGLGDSIKVEPQIRAGFAYRSRRTIYEVDLDLRRSAHVGHDGETQYLSAGLEHKLVKGLSVRAGYRQSLVGEVLPTISYGIGMEVFGYIVDVAGMVNEDEESLFAQFSLQL; this is encoded by the coding sequence ATGCAAACAAAAAAAATGACAGTGGTGGGGGCGGTGTTAATGGGCTGGCTGGTTTTTGCAGGCAATACCCAGGCATTTTCCTTTTTGACCTTCGAAGCTCGGTCGGCGGCAATGGGAGGGGTGGGGGTTGCGACTGAAACCCGCAATGCTTCCTTTTACAATCCGGCTTTATTGGCCACCAATGATGAATCCTACGATTGGTACGCCATTGCGCCCGCTTACAGTGAATCTTATGCTGCGCCGGGGGGGCTGGATTCGAAAATTAAGGCCTATACAGCCAACACCACTCCCGCAAATCTACAGGCCATGTCCGGTTTAACCTTGCGAGAACGTGATAATACGGCCTTTGCTTTCGGTGTACCCAGCGTCATTGTGTCCGGTTCCGTCTTTTACAATTCTCTAAGCTATCACACCATTTCCACTGATGTGAGCGTGCCTGTTGTAAAACACCGCTCAGCAGACATGCGCGAGTTGGGGTTTAACTTGGGTGTTCCCCTGGACATTGAGTTTAGGGGGATCGGTAAGATCAAAGTGGGTGCCGGTCTGAAATTGTTACTGGTGGAGGGCTACGCCGATGATCAAGCGGCCTCTACCGCTACCGTTGACCATGTTCGCAGCAACGAATCGGTGCAGAGCTCCGGTTTGAACCTGGATTTTGGCATTGCCCGCGAGGTGGGGGTGTGGAAAACCGCTTTGGTGATTAAAAACCTGTTTTCTCGCGCGCACGATTTGGGGCTGGGGGATAGTATCAAGGTTGAGCCGCAGATTCGGGCCGGCTTCGCTTATCGCAGTCGACGTACTATTTACGAAGTGGATTTGGATTTAAGGCGCTCAGCGCATGTGGGTCACGATGGGGAGACACAGTATCTTTCCGCGGGTTTGGAGCATAAGCTGGTTAAAGGCCTGTCTGTACGTGCCGGATATCGGCAAAGTTTGGTCGGAGAAGTTTTACCCACCATTTCTTATGGTATTGGCATGGAAGTTTTTGGTTATATTGTCGATGTGGCCGGTATGGTGAACGAGGACGAGGAAAGCTTGTTTGCCCAGTTCAGTCTGCAGCTATGA
- the serB gene encoding phosphoserine phosphatase SerB, producing MSIVVVHNQALDPAHSPNPSALQSIESVLGVALEDRGLYYRAQIPQSLDQTVLQKFRSELGVDINDIPETLDIRLLISDMDSTLISIECVDEIADFAGKKAQVAAVTEAAMRGELDFNASLQQRVAALKDLSVDVLQQVYERRLRLNPGARELVAGMKANRAKVALVSGGFTFFTARIREELDLDYVLANELDISDGKLSGQVSGEIVNAEVKARFLKQICIEERISTQQAIAVGDGANDLKMMQEAALGVAYHAKPTVQQQANVVLNYHGLDAILHLIQASKS from the coding sequence ATGTCCATAGTTGTTGTACATAACCAAGCGCTGGATCCGGCGCATAGTCCCAACCCTTCGGCTTTGCAATCTATTGAATCCGTTCTGGGTGTCGCCCTGGAAGATCGCGGTCTGTATTACCGGGCTCAGATTCCACAATCCCTGGACCAAACTGTATTGCAGAAATTCCGCTCCGAGCTCGGGGTGGATATCAACGATATCCCTGAAACACTGGATATACGTTTGCTCATCAGCGATATGGATTCCACCCTGATCAGCATAGAATGTGTTGATGAGATTGCCGATTTTGCCGGGAAAAAAGCCCAAGTGGCGGCCGTGACCGAGGCCGCCATGCGGGGAGAGCTGGACTTTAATGCTTCCTTACAACAGCGGGTGGCTGCCTTAAAAGACTTATCGGTGGACGTGCTGCAGCAAGTGTATGAGCGGCGGTTGCGCTTGAATCCCGGGGCGCGAGAGTTGGTGGCGGGAATGAAAGCCAACCGGGCGAAAGTGGCGCTGGTTTCCGGAGGATTTACGTTTTTTACTGCTCGCATTCGCGAAGAATTGGATCTGGATTATGTTTTGGCCAATGAATTGGATATTTCCGACGGTAAGCTCAGCGGTCAGGTCAGCGGGGAAATTGTCAACGCCGAGGTAAAAGCGCGGTTCTTAAAGCAAATTTGCATTGAGGAGCGGATATCCACCCAACAAGCCATTGCCGTGGGAGACGGTGCCAATGATTTGAAAATGATGCAGGAAGCCGCATTGGGCGTTGCTTATCATGCCAAGCCAACAGTGCAGCAACAGGCGAATGTTGTGTTAAATTATCACGGCTTAGACGCCATTCTGCATTTGATTCAGGCCTCGAAGTCATAG
- a CDS encoding fructosamine kinase family protein, whose amino-acid sequence MDLLLKHISEVLGREFTPSRQQGVSGGCINNALMLADAETQLFVKTNGPGTLSMFEAEMDGLNEIAQSGTIRVPEPLCCGVGDGQAYLVMEYVPLTKGSTNSEQLATDLAAMHQIHQSQFGWFRDNTIGATPQINAYENRWVDFWRDKRLAFQLQLAAKKGYSGALQSKGERLLDQLAGFFSTYTPQASLLHGDLWSGNYAYDSQGNALIFDPAVYYGDRETDLAMTELFGGFSADFYRVYNEILPLDSGYKTRKTLYNLYHILNHLNLFGGAYLGQAQRMIEQLLSELA is encoded by the coding sequence ATGGATCTTTTACTAAAACACATCAGTGAAGTATTAGGGCGGGAGTTCACCCCGTCGCGACAGCAGGGAGTCAGTGGCGGATGTATCAATAATGCATTGATGTTGGCTGATGCTGAGACTCAGTTGTTTGTGAAAACCAATGGGCCGGGTACCCTGTCCATGTTTGAAGCAGAGATGGATGGGCTGAACGAAATCGCTCAAAGTGGCACCATTCGCGTTCCTGAGCCTCTGTGTTGCGGTGTGGGTGATGGGCAGGCTTATTTAGTGATGGAATATGTGCCTCTGACCAAGGGTTCCACTAATAGTGAACAGTTGGCAACCGATCTGGCGGCAATGCACCAGATTCATCAGTCCCAATTTGGGTGGTTTCGAGACAATACTATTGGTGCCACACCCCAAATTAACGCATACGAAAATCGCTGGGTGGATTTTTGGCGGGACAAGCGTTTGGCGTTTCAATTGCAGCTGGCGGCTAAAAAGGGTTACAGCGGCGCTTTGCAGTCCAAGGGCGAGCGGCTGCTGGATCAGTTGGCGGGGTTTTTCAGTACTTATACACCTCAGGCTTCTTTGTTGCACGGCGATTTGTGGTCAGGTAATTATGCATACGATTCCCAAGGTAATGCCCTGATTTTTGACCCCGCCGTCTATTATGGTGACCGGGAAACCGATTTGGCCATGACCGAGTTGTTTGGCGGATTTTCAGCAGATTTCTACCGCGTTTACAACGAAATTCTGCCTTTGGATAGTGGTTATAAAACTCGGAAAACATTGTACAATCTGTATCACATACTGAATCATTTAAATCTATTTGGCGGTGCCTATTTAGGGCAGGCGCAAAGAATGATTGAGCAATTGTTGAGCGAGTTAGCTTAA
- a CDS encoding c-type cytochrome, with translation MKAKWLAIPAAMAAIMISGQASADLDLAKKSGCLACHSVEKKVVGPAWKDVSAKYKGNADAKATLVDKVKKGGKGNWTEITKGAPMPPYSPRVSDANIEKLVDFVLAL, from the coding sequence ATGAAAGCAAAATGGTTAGCAATTCCCGCTGCAATGGCGGCTATTATGATTTCTGGACAAGCAAGTGCAGACCTGGATCTGGCTAAGAAAAGCGGTTGCCTGGCTTGTCACAGCGTTGAAAAGAAAGTAGTGGGTCCTGCATGGAAAGACGTTTCTGCCAAATACAAAGGCAACGCTGACGCTAAAGCTACGCTGGTCGATAAAGTGAAAAAAGGTGGTAAAGGTAACTGGACTGAAATTACCAAGGGCGCACCAATGCCTCCTTACTCTCCACGAGTTTCTGATGCCAACATTGAAAAACTGGTTGATTTCGTACTTGCTTTGTAG
- a CDS encoding TIGR00730 family Rossman fold protein, translating into MSHNNKSAHPGMTPVNDTMLTRESWKIFQIMAEFVEGFERMARVRPSVSIFGSARTDRDHEYYALAETIARRLSDAGFSVVSGGGPGIMEAANKGAFAGKSPSIGVNIQLPNEQSGNGYQDISISFRHFFSRKVMFVKYAAAYVVMPGGFGTLDELAEILTLVQTGKTRRIPIILVGSGYWQGLIEWFKSSLLAEGMIDAEDLDLFKLLDEPDQVVQAIFSHYEHCGFEPSAEEQQIMLDL; encoded by the coding sequence ATGTCGCACAATAACAAATCCGCGCACCCCGGCATGACGCCTGTTAACGATACCATGTTAACGCGGGAATCGTGGAAAATTTTTCAGATAATGGCGGAGTTTGTGGAAGGTTTTGAGCGTATGGCACGCGTGCGGCCATCGGTTAGTATTTTCGGGTCTGCTCGCACCGACAGGGATCATGAATATTACGCTTTAGCCGAAACCATCGCCAGGCGATTGTCCGACGCAGGATTCAGTGTGGTAAGTGGCGGTGGTCCGGGCATTATGGAGGCGGCAAATAAAGGCGCTTTTGCCGGTAAATCGCCCAGCATTGGGGTGAACATACAGCTGCCTAATGAACAGTCCGGTAACGGGTATCAGGATATTTCCATCAGTTTTCGTCACTTCTTTTCGCGAAAAGTGATGTTCGTAAAGTATGCTGCGGCCTACGTGGTGATGCCCGGTGGATTTGGCACCTTGGACGAGTTGGCGGAAATTTTAACTCTGGTGCAAACGGGCAAGACTCGGCGTATTCCAATTATTCTGGTGGGTAGCGGCTATTGGCAGGGATTGATTGAGTGGTTTAAGAGCAGCCTTCTTGCTGAAGGGATGATCGATGCCGAAGATCTGGACTTGTTCAAATTGTTGGATGAGCCGGATCAGGTAGTGCAGGCTATATTCAGTCATTATGAACACTGCGGTTTCGAGCCATCGGCCGAAGAGCAACAAATTATGTTGGATCTGTAA
- the polA gene encoding DNA polymerase I — MQKSSPIILVDGSSYLYRAFHAMPSLNNSKGQHTGAVYGVINMLRRLLQDYQPQYMAVVFDAKGKTFRNDIYPEYKANRPPMPDELRAQIEPLNRVIQAMGLPLISISGVEADDVIGTLATEAEKWKKNTLISTGDKDMAQLVNPHVMLINTMSNTLMDRKGVKEKFGIGPDLIVDYLALMGDTSDNIPGVPKVGPKTAVKWLLEYGSLVNIMTHADQVKGKVGENLRASLEQLPMSKELATIKCDLELDLNLDDLAIQKPDTETLKSMFAELEFKTWLSGLLHPGDRNSPTRTSNTPKQSDAPKVSKIDYQTLFTQQQLDTWIEKLQQAKLFAVDTETTDLDYMLAQIVGISFSITPGEAAYIPMGHDYPDAPAQLSRESVLAQLKPLLEDARQAKVGQNLKYDLSVLANYGIQLKGIAHDTMLQSYVLDSTATRHDMDSLALKFLGHKTIHFEDIAGKGKNQLTFDQIPVDKAAPYAAEDADITLRLHQTLWPRLQQQKAMANLYRDVEIPLIEVLSQVERNGVLINSEMLAKQSAELENRMAELEQEAFEIAGEEFNLGSTKQIQTILYDKMKLPVLKKTPKKQPSTAEPVLQELALDFPLPKLILDYRSVSKLKSTYTDKLPLQINPNTGRVHTSYHQAVASTGRLSSADPNLQNIPIRTQEGRRIRQAFVAAKGNKIVAADYSQIELRIMAHLSGDETLLQAFADNQDVHTATAAEVFGVSIAAVSQEERRRAKAINFGLIYGMSAEGLRKQLGISRSEAQHYINTYFARYPGVKSFMDTTRMEAHDKAYVETLFGRRLYLPDIKSSNGMRRQAAERTAINAPMQGTAADIIKMAMIKTHDWLRSSDSNIKMIMQVHDELVFEIPETEVSTAVEKINHTMSSVTQLRIPLQVDVGIGNNWDEAH, encoded by the coding sequence ATGCAAAAATCCAGCCCAATAATTTTAGTTGACGGTTCCTCTTACCTGTATCGCGCCTTTCACGCCATGCCATCACTGAACAACTCCAAAGGACAACACACCGGCGCTGTGTATGGTGTTATCAACATGTTGCGGCGTCTGCTCCAGGACTACCAACCCCAATATATGGCGGTGGTATTCGACGCCAAAGGCAAAACCTTTCGGAATGATATTTACCCTGAATATAAAGCCAACCGCCCACCCATGCCGGACGAATTGCGGGCACAAATCGAACCCTTAAACCGGGTCATACAAGCCATGGGCTTACCGTTGATCTCCATCTCAGGTGTCGAGGCCGATGATGTCATCGGCACCCTGGCCACTGAGGCTGAAAAGTGGAAGAAAAACACCCTGATTTCTACCGGCGACAAAGACATGGCGCAGCTGGTAAACCCCCATGTCATGCTCATCAACACCATGAGCAACACTCTGATGGACCGTAAAGGCGTGAAAGAAAAATTCGGTATTGGCCCCGATTTAATTGTGGATTATCTGGCTCTCATGGGCGACACATCGGACAATATTCCCGGTGTACCTAAGGTTGGTCCAAAAACGGCGGTAAAATGGTTATTGGAGTATGGTTCTCTCGTTAACATTATGACCCATGCGGACCAAGTGAAAGGCAAAGTGGGTGAAAATTTGCGCGCCAGTTTGGAGCAACTGCCCATGTCCAAAGAGCTGGCGACTATCAAATGTGATTTGGAGCTGGATCTCAATCTGGATGATCTTGCCATTCAAAAACCCGATACGGAAACACTCAAATCCATGTTTGCCGAGCTGGAATTTAAGACCTGGCTCTCGGGCCTGTTACATCCCGGTGACCGCAACAGCCCCACCAGAACCAGCAACACTCCCAAGCAATCAGACGCCCCTAAAGTCAGTAAAATTGATTACCAAACTCTGTTTACGCAACAACAACTGGATACCTGGATCGAAAAACTACAACAGGCAAAACTTTTTGCTGTGGACACTGAAACCACAGACTTGGATTATATGCTGGCGCAAATTGTAGGCATCTCCTTTAGCATCACACCGGGAGAAGCCGCCTATATCCCTATGGGCCACGACTACCCCGATGCACCGGCACAATTGAGCCGGGAAAGTGTGTTAGCGCAACTCAAACCGCTGCTGGAAGATGCCCGGCAGGCCAAAGTGGGACAAAACCTCAAATACGATTTAAGCGTGCTGGCCAACTATGGCATTCAACTTAAAGGGATTGCACACGACACCATGCTGCAATCCTACGTATTGGACAGCACCGCCACTCGCCACGACATGGACTCGTTGGCACTGAAATTCCTCGGCCACAAAACCATTCATTTTGAGGATATTGCCGGTAAAGGCAAAAACCAGCTGACATTTGACCAGATCCCTGTAGACAAAGCGGCTCCCTATGCGGCTGAGGACGCCGATATTACCTTACGACTGCACCAAACCCTGTGGCCACGTCTGCAACAACAAAAAGCCATGGCGAACCTGTACCGGGACGTGGAAATTCCTTTGATTGAAGTCTTATCCCAAGTGGAACGCAACGGCGTGCTCATAAATTCTGAAATGCTGGCCAAACAAAGTGCCGAATTGGAAAATCGCATGGCCGAACTGGAGCAGGAAGCTTTCGAAATTGCCGGCGAAGAGTTTAACCTGGGGTCAACTAAACAAATTCAAACCATTTTGTATGACAAAATGAAACTACCGGTCTTAAAAAAGACGCCAAAGAAACAACCCTCCACCGCCGAACCGGTATTACAGGAGTTGGCACTGGACTTCCCCTTGCCCAAATTGATTTTGGACTACCGCAGTGTCAGCAAACTCAAATCCACATATACGGACAAATTGCCCTTACAAATCAACCCGAACACCGGACGGGTGCACACTTCTTATCACCAGGCAGTGGCCAGCACCGGCCGCCTCTCTTCCGCCGATCCCAATTTACAAAACATACCCATACGCACCCAGGAAGGGCGCCGCATACGCCAGGCTTTCGTAGCAGCCAAAGGCAACAAAATTGTGGCGGCAGATTATTCTCAAATCGAGCTACGCATTATGGCGCACTTATCCGGTGACGAAACCCTGTTACAAGCCTTTGCCGACAACCAGGATGTGCACACAGCCACAGCCGCCGAAGTCTTTGGCGTATCCATTGCGGCCGTAAGCCAGGAAGAACGCCGCCGAGCCAAAGCCATTAACTTTGGGCTGATTTACGGCATGTCCGCCGAAGGTTTACGCAAACAACTGGGGATAAGCCGCAGCGAAGCCCAGCACTACATTAATACCTATTTTGCTCGATACCCCGGCGTGAAAAGCTTCATGGACACCACCCGAATGGAAGCTCACGATAAAGCCTACGTGGAGACCCTGTTTGGTAGGCGCCTGTATTTACCCGACATCAAATCCAGTAACGGCATGCGCCGCCAAGCCGCTGAACGAACCGCCATCAACGCACCTATGCAAGGAACCGCTGCGGACATCATCAAAATGGCCATGATAAAAACTCACGATTGGCTCCGCAGCAGTGATTCCAACATCAAAATGATTATGCAAGTGCATGACGAGCTGGTGTTTGAAATCCCGGAAACCGAGGTGAGTACAGCCGTGGAGAAAATCAACCACACCATGTCTTCGGTAACCCAATTGCGCATTCCGCTACAGGTCGACGTGGGTATTGGAAATAATTGGGATGAAGCGCACTAG
- the yihA gene encoding ribosome biogenesis GTP-binding protein YihA/YsxC — MNSLYQNAGFLTSAAKISQVPEDSGFEVAFAGRSNAGKSSAINVLTRQKALARTSKTPGRTQMINFFQLDAERRLVDLPGYGYAKVAESTKNQWQRTMQEYLSTRQCLRGVVILMDIRHPLKDVDQMLLQWCIDNTMPVHVLLTKVDKLKNNAASKQLSLVQGHLKEHRDRCSVQVFSSLKRSGLEQLEAVLNGWLQLA, encoded by the coding sequence ATGAATAGTTTATATCAAAATGCTGGTTTTTTAACCAGTGCCGCGAAAATATCCCAAGTTCCCGAAGATAGCGGTTTTGAAGTGGCCTTTGCAGGCCGGTCCAACGCAGGGAAATCCAGTGCAATCAACGTATTGACGCGTCAAAAAGCCCTAGCGAGAACCAGTAAGACGCCAGGGCGGACTCAGATGATTAATTTTTTTCAATTGGATGCTGAGCGCCGCTTGGTGGATCTACCGGGCTATGGCTATGCCAAAGTGGCGGAATCAACCAAAAATCAGTGGCAGCGTACTATGCAGGAATATTTGTCCACCCGGCAATGTTTACGCGGTGTGGTCATATTGATGGACATTCGCCACCCTCTAAAAGATGTAGACCAGATGTTGTTGCAATGGTGTATCGACAATACCATGCCGGTTCACGTGTTGTTGACCAAGGTGGATAAACTCAAAAACAATGCTGCCAGTAAGCAATTGAGTCTGGTGCAAGGTCACCTTAAAGAGCATCGGGATCGCTGTAGCGTTCAGGTTTTTTCTTCCTTAAAACGCAGTGGTCTGGAGCAGTTGGAAGCTGTTTTAAATGGCTGGTTGCAATTGGCTTAG
- a CDS encoding cytochrome c encodes MHITIKNTIFLGILVISLMPLTSLAQGDSEAGRSKARACQVCHGKGGKSNNPTYPRLAGQHAKYIVKQLKAFKAGIRKDPIMNGMASTLNEQDMEDVAAFFESNS; translated from the coding sequence ATGCACATAACAATAAAGAATACTATATTTCTGGGCATCCTGGTTATTTCGCTTATGCCGCTCACCAGTTTGGCGCAGGGCGATTCTGAAGCCGGCAGGAGCAAAGCACGCGCTTGCCAAGTATGTCATGGAAAAGGTGGGAAAAGTAACAACCCCACTTATCCCAGGCTCGCCGGGCAACACGCAAAATATATCGTAAAACAATTGAAAGCGTTCAAAGCCGGAATCCGCAAAGATCCGATTATGAACGGTATGGCGTCAACATTAAACGAGCAAGACATGGAAGATGTAGCTGCGTTTTTTGAAAGCAACAGTTAA
- a CDS encoding cytochrome c4 codes for MVKRSKYPLLHFSILVITYTLINTTFAGNPAMGQQKSGLCQGCHGPDGNSLGPDWPNLAAQHSSYLEKQIKDFKQGKRVDPTMSNMVLDLSDEDIADIAAYFSSQKLNPSANSNADASALSTGRKIYKGGNTYNQVPACAGCHGPNGVGNSPANFPRIAGQQKSYLIKALKDFQSGNRTNDPNNMMQDIAAKLTAKEIEAVATYVSTLGSGE; via the coding sequence ATGGTGAAACGATCCAAATACCCATTACTTCACTTCTCTATATTAGTAATTACTTATACCCTAATAAACACAACTTTTGCCGGTAACCCCGCCATGGGACAACAAAAATCCGGCCTATGCCAGGGTTGCCATGGCCCGGACGGCAACAGCCTGGGGCCCGATTGGCCCAATTTGGCAGCCCAACATAGCAGCTATCTGGAAAAACAGATTAAAGACTTCAAACAAGGTAAACGGGTCGACCCCACCATGAGCAACATGGTCCTGGACTTGTCTGACGAAGATATTGCCGATATTGCCGCGTATTTTTCCAGCCAAAAACTCAATCCCAGTGCCAATAGCAATGCGGACGCAAGCGCATTATCCACCGGCAGAAAAATCTACAAAGGCGGCAATACCTACAACCAAGTTCCCGCTTGCGCCGGCTGTCACGGTCCCAATGGGGTCGGCAATAGTCCGGCTAACTTCCCACGAATTGCCGGCCAGCAAAAAAGCTATCTCATAAAAGCACTTAAGGATTTCCAGTCCGGCAACCGAACCAACGACCCCAATAATATGATGCAAGACATAGCGGCTAAACTCACAGCAAAGGAAATAGAGGCTGTCGCAACTTATGTATCCACCTTGGGTAGTGGCGAGTAA
- a CDS encoding LysM peptidoglycan-binding domain-containing protein, with amino-acid sequence MPALDQQNALLLFRVASVYCCVGTGSVSYLVQNSHSVHAKTVRINNKFTKIIDLNHCFGFPAKTTGQMEPIIVTALKNGYFGFWVDQILEVVQIPAKGWENLSSHFNNTPFRRSLMLHNLIYLDVDLETLSTGIRLATPIIKLLSQAPGNTANLKRLPSISNIARPDPQPALPQTTATSTATITSTGTGTTATNTSMSSTVTDKTQAIASDSMPKKTTAPTSPSPLPQPSRCRTQYRKPAATRQNAWIPGNLSIPSKTNKSVLPDWSGPGQSSPVDGADGTARHRRTEVLSTIWHNREMPTGLNPIQSNACARSSNSNSNAASTPSFWFPLLLLGSVLCFSAIFAVIWFKSREKPTTEASVRTLSARVLPVQIPENEKEHGEVSKDEKGYTITIHTHESLEQFSPPTKTLTAAPELLADSKGSTATETNGTHTTADLANNKHPPHQYPLMQKNRTFSTLEIEVTHPLAVSTEPKVSSQKTKIRMGTNRREFIHIVVKGDTLWDIARRYVRNPWLYPELAKLSRIKNPHLIYPGDQVRIVVIKQDRRMKHR; translated from the coding sequence ATGCCGGCTTTGGATCAACAAAATGCCCTGCTTTTATTTCGGGTAGCCTCCGTGTATTGCTGCGTGGGTACCGGCAGCGTGTCTTATTTAGTGCAAAACAGCCACAGCGTCCATGCCAAAACTGTCCGCATTAACAACAAGTTCACTAAAATCATCGATCTAAATCATTGCTTTGGGTTTCCGGCAAAAACCACGGGGCAAATGGAACCCATTATCGTCACAGCCTTGAAAAACGGCTATTTTGGATTTTGGGTTGATCAAATACTGGAAGTGGTACAAATACCTGCCAAAGGCTGGGAAAATTTGTCTTCTCATTTCAATAACACGCCGTTTCGTCGCTCTCTAATGCTGCATAACCTAATCTATCTGGATGTGGACCTGGAGACTTTGAGTACCGGAATCCGCTTAGCGACCCCTATTATTAAGTTACTGAGCCAGGCACCCGGCAACACCGCAAATCTAAAACGGTTGCCTTCCATTAGCAATATAGCTCGCCCAGACCCACAACCCGCTCTGCCGCAAACCACAGCAACAAGCACGGCCACAATCACTAGCACTGGTACTGGCACAACGGCCACCAACACATCTATGAGTTCCACCGTGACGGATAAAACCCAGGCCATAGCATCGGACTCAATGCCAAAAAAAACCACCGCGCCCACCTCACCCTCGCCTTTACCGCAGCCGAGTCGTTGCCGTACGCAATATAGAAAACCGGCCGCAACGAGACAAAATGCTTGGATACCCGGAAACCTGAGCATTCCTTCCAAAACCAATAAATCGGTATTACCGGATTGGAGCGGTCCGGGGCAATCCAGTCCCGTGGATGGCGCTGACGGTACCGCGCGACACAGACGCACGGAAGTACTGAGCACAATATGGCACAACCGCGAAATGCCCACCGGCTTGAATCCAATCCAAAGCAACGCCTGCGCCCGCTCCAGCAACAGCAACAGCAATGCGGCATCAACCCCGTCGTTTTGGTTTCCCCTGCTGTTGCTGGGAAGTGTATTGTGTTTCAGCGCTATCTTCGCCGTTATCTGGTTTAAGTCCCGCGAAAAACCGACGACAGAGGCCTCGGTTAGAACCCTATCCGCGCGGGTCCTGCCCGTTCAGATTCCGGAAAATGAAAAGGAACACGGTGAAGTGAGCAAGGATGAAAAAGGTTATACCATCACCATCCACACTCATGAATCTTTGGAGCAATTTAGCCCCCCGACAAAGACATTAACCGCGGCACCGGAGCTGCTTGCCGACTCTAAGGGCTCAACAGCAACCGAAACCAACGGCACCCACACGACAGCGGACCTGGCAAACAATAAACATCCACCACACCAATATCCACTGATGCAGAAAAATCGCACTTTTAGTACATTGGAAATAGAAGTTACCCACCCATTGGCCGTTTCGACTGAACCCAAGGTCTCATCACAAAAAACAAAAATCCGTATGGGGACCAACCGGCGGGAATTTATTCATATCGTGGTAAAAGGCGATACCCTTTGGGATATTGCCCGCCGGTATGTGCGTAATCCTTGGTTATATCCGGAGCTGGCAAAACTCAGCCGGATCAAGAACCCCCATTTAATCTACCCGGGAGATCAGGTGCGTATTGTTGTCATCAAGCAGGATCGGCGCATGAAACACCGCTGA